The genomic stretch AGCACCCGCTCCTGTTCCGCCGCCCATACCGGCTATAACAAAGACGATATCCGCGTTTGCAACGATGGCGTTGAGCGTTTCCGTGTCCTCTTCAGCGGCTCTTCTCCCTATCTCTGGATTCGCGCCACAACCAAGCCCTTGAGTGGTATTCGCACCGATCTGCACCTGTGTTGCTTCAGGGTGCTTATCAAGGGCTTGCTGGTCTGTATTCACGACAAAAAATTTAATGTCCGTCAAACCGTCTTCAATCATTCGTTTAACGGCGTTGCCGCCCGCGCTACCGACACCAATCACCTTGATTTTGGTTTGAGTGTGTTTGGATTCTTCCTGTTTGGATGCCATAGTTCTCCCTCTTTTCGGTTCGACACCGAACTCTTTACGCAGGAGTTCACGTGTCTGTCTCAATTTGGTTTTGATTGTGCCTACCGCCAATCCGAGTTCAGTGTGGATTTCGTTGATGTTCCACAATTCCAGATAATATAGGACCGCAACGCGGCGGACTTTATCTGGAAGGTGATACACTGCTTCCCTTATAGCGTCGTAACGTTCCGTTTCCCTGAAACGCGCGACTGCATCCCGATCAATGCGATCTGTTAGATCGGTAGACTCGGACGGAATTTCACTTCCCGAACGACCAGCGGAAGCGTAGTACCTTTTGCAAGCGTTATAAGCAATGCGATGTAGCCATCCACCGAAACTCTCAACACTTCGCAGCCCGCTGATATTCTCCCAGACGGCTCTCCAGACATCCATGCGGATTTCCTCAGCGTCGCGGCGTTGTCTCGAATTTGCGGTAATCACTTTCCAAATGCGTGGACTATAACGCGACATCAGTTCTGCCAATGCGAATTCATCACCGGCTTGTGCTAGCCGAATGAGTTCTTCATCCGTCAGATTGGTGTGCGTTGATAGATCGTATCGCATAAACAGTTCCCTATTGATTTTAACCTAAAGAGTGGGCTTTTTTGGGAGGCGGTTTAAAAAAAGTAAAATCACTTAAAAATATATCCATAGTAATTTCAGAGCAGTTTATACTTCCGAACGCAGAAAAACGAGGAATGCCGCCGAAAGAGATACACCGAGCAGTAAAACGAGTAACAGCATATCCACTATAGCCGGATTGAGTGTGTCCTGAAAGGTTATTTTATCCTCAAATACCGGAATAGCCTCTGGTGGGACGGACTTTTCCGACATACCTTTCCGGACCCCGACGAAGTGAAGGCTTTCTGAATCCGCCCGATCCATTTCAACGATGAAGTTTCGGAATTGTTGGATATAAAGGCGGCAGTGTTCTAAGAATTGCAAATGGCGATGAAAGCCAGTGCCTGCCATGGATTCAAGGGCGTATTGGACAATCGCCGCAGGGGAACATCGGGTTAGCTGCCTTGCATGCAGAACTTGAGCACTTTGCGCCGCGAGGTGTTGGCGGCTTAGCCGTTCACGCATCTCCATATCTTTGTTGACAAACTCTCGCTGGATCTCTAATTCCGCAGCGTCTACCTCTGCGACATCTTCCTGCGAAGTTTCTGCCGACTGACGGCGTTCTTTCAATTTCTCCCTTTTATTCAGGAAATCGCTACTAATTTGGTCGAAGGCAGTCGATTTTGCCATCTGAAATTGATGATGCGTTTGAACGGAGGGCATCCATTTTGCCGAGAATGTGCCAAGAGTTGATGGCGTAAACACTACAACGGTTACCCAGATGAGCAACAGAACAACGAGACCTAACCGACTTTCTCGGGTCCCGGCGGAGACGATAAGCCCAACAGCAATGAAGATGCCAGCGTAGCAAGAAGCAATCAGCAGGATGAGCCCCATACGTCCCCAATCTGCCCCGCCGAGTTGCGTCCAACTCTCTGTAGAAATGATGGCGAGATTAAACAACACTGCAACATAGAAAGCGATGAGCACTGTGATGAAAGAACCGAGGAATTTACCCATTAACAGGGCAGAGCGCGAAATCGAATTTGCAAGACACAACCGCAGCGTCCCGTGTTCCCGTTCCCCAGAGAGCGCGTCAAAGGTAAAGAGGAGCGAAATAAAAGAGAGCAGATACGTGATGATAAAAACCCAATCAATCACTGTGGCAGTGGGCCGGTGATTGCTGAGTGCCTCCATATTCAGACGAGGAACGCCCATCGACCAAATATAGGCAAGTCCGTATAGTCGCCAGAAACCACCACTGACGCTTTCGTCCGGTAACAACGCGTCTCCCCCATCGGCAATGAAAGCAAGGGATGCGGGACGTTTGTAAAGTTT from Candidatus Poribacteria bacterium encodes the following:
- a CDS encoding sigma-70 family RNA polymerase sigma factor, which translates into the protein MRYDLSTHTNLTDEELIRLAQAGDEFALAELMSRYSPRIWKVITANSRQRRDAEEIRMDVWRAVWENISGLRSVESFGGWLHRIAYNACKRYYASAGRSGSEIPSESTDLTDRIDRDAVARFRETERYDAIREAVYHLPDKVRRVAVLYYLELWNINEIHTELGLAVGTIKTKLRQTRELLRKEFGVEPKRGRTMASKQEESKHTQTKIKVIGVGSAGGNAVKRMIEDGLTDIKFFVVNTDQQALDKHPEATQVQIGANTTQGLGCGANPEIGRRAAEEDTETLNAIVANADIVFVIAGMGGGTGAGASPLIASLAQAQGALAVGVVTCPFNFEGQRRAEQAKRSLQEIQENADSVIVVQNQRLLDSIEQKQKLSLTIREAFHLSDEMLLQSVEKSISEFHSSILRN
- a CDS encoding ABC transporter permease subunit translates to MIWHIVTRELLDHLTSLRFGLATFILVALMVTNAVVHLRTHPERVRKYSEKVNASQTELESRTQLYVLLQKGPGKLYKRPASLAFIADGGDALLPDESVSGGFWRLYGLAYIWSMGVPRLNMEALSNHRPTATVIDWVFIITYLLSFISLLFTFDALSGEREHGTLRLCLANSISRSALLMGKFLGSFITVLIAFYVAVLFNLAIISTESWTQLGGADWGRMGLILLIASCYAGIFIAVGLIVSAGTRESRLGLVVLLLIWVTVVVFTPSTLGTFSAKWMPSVQTHHQFQMAKSTAFDQISSDFLNKREKLKERRQSAETSQEDVAEVDAAELEIQREFVNKDMEMRERLSRQHLAAQSAQVLHARQLTRCSPAAIVQYALESMAGTGFHRHLQFLEHCRLYIQQFRNFIVEMDRADSESLHFVGVRKGMSEKSVPPEAIPVFEDKITFQDTLNPAIVDMLLLVLLLGVSLSAAFLVFLRSEV